The window GTTTATTTTCCCTCAGCACCTTGAAGAAAAAACACTGTCCATTTCAAAAGGTTCCAGATGCTTAGATGATCAAAAATAAcccatatatttaatgtaaacattatatacattatattgtaacttttatattttaaatcttttttaataCACAATGCACTGTATAGCattatagcatatatatatatatatatatatatatatatatatatatatatatatatatatatatatatatatatatatatctggagtggtggtggtgtagtgggctaaagcactgaactggtaagcggaagtttgttggttcgatccccacagctaccaccattgtgtccatgagcaaggcacttaactccaggttgctccggggattgttcctgtaataagtgtctgccaaatgcataaatgtaaaatatatatatatatatatatatatatatatatatatatatatatatatatatatatacatactgtatgtagtatCGTTGCAGTAAATCCAACTGACAACAATACTAAAGACACTTTATCTGTAGCATATCCTATCACCTGACCTTCATGATAGTAATAAGGAAAAGCTGAAATTGTTCAGgattaaagatattttaaagtgCTAAACACTTACTCACAATGGCATTTTGGAAAATGGTACACTAGTTGAGTCACACATGCTGTGAGGCACTCGCTTCAGTTTAATTACAGTGCTGCTCCTCAACAAATCCGGTTTGAGTTCTCAATTTTCAGTGTGGATtctcttctttctttttgttCAGCCATCCATCGCTGGGATCAGAGGAATTACAGAGAGGGCTCAGCCTTCTTCCCAGGCCACATCGTCTATGACATCCACAGAAACACACAACACAGACGTTACCCTTGCACTCCCTGAACTTCTAGGAGACATACCCTTCACCCTAGCACCACACATCCTCGCCATGCAGGCGGGCCTACCCCTTGTTCCAGATATCATCTTGCCTCACAACATCAATGACAAGCTAGACAACTTTTGTTATGACTTCACCTTGGAAAACTCAGTGCTTTGTGAGCCGTGACTCTCTATCTTTAACATGCGATGAACTATGGTTGACATGATACTCCTTGTCCGTTTGCCTTTTCTTAAGAACATTTCTTAGTTTCAGTCAGCTGGCCTAAAAATTAGTTACTAACCATAATGTGGTGGGCTCGCTCTGACACATCGTCCAATCAGAAAAAAGATAGTGAAGTTAGCGTCAAGATGGTTTACAGTCTCTCAGGATGTTACAACATTTGCTTGTGTGAAATGAGTGTTACTGCCTCATTTTTAAATGACTAgtttacataaaaatgaaaattctgtcatttactcactgttgCTGTACCAATGCCGTAACACTTTTTTCGATATAACATAAAAGGTGGATATTTAAAGAAAGTCCTGGCCACTATTTTTCATAgtggctttcaagctccaaaatgacaaaaaaaaaaaagcatcaatgAAGAATCataagtggtccatatgacttctgaattaataacatttttgtgtgaggaaaatACTAAAATCTAAGTTGTTCGTTCTGCAAAAAAGAAAGTTAAGTTTGGAACGAAATGAAGGTAAGTAGATAGTGaatcttatatattttttaattgtcagGTAGACGAGTGTTTGGAAGATTTATTCtggctttaattttttttaaatgtagcttttGACTGTTGGGTGCAGAACCATAAGAAGATATGCTGAAATGAAATGAGTTTTGATTATTGTTTTGAAGCTACTGAATTCTTTATCAGTTTAATTCGACTGTTTGACGTTTCAGAAATCACATTCTGTGTTGGCATTTCCTCAATTTTTACAAAGCTAATTCAAGACTCTATAGACTTTACTTGCCGATGAGTCACTAAAATCGTTCATGATGCACAGAAAAAAATTTTTTCAGTAATATAACTGTAACAGGTAATGGAGTTCTGAGAAATGTTTAATCAATCATAATGGCCTTTTGGCTTGTCCACTGTTTGATGTATGCAATAAGAAACCTTAGTAATTCACTTATGTTAGGATTGCACTTACATTGCAGTTTGGGACTTAGGAATAATCATTATAAAAAGGCTAACATTATAGCTcaaatttttaaatgtgtatttgaaATCAttgatttgttttcctttttttgtacATATCCtatcatatttttttgtgtgtgtgtgcacgttgaATACATCAGCTGATGTTTGATTTAATGCATGACATTTTGAGGTTCTGCCATCAACATAACACCCTATTTTGGAGGGCAGACATGTATTATAGCATTTACTATTCTGTTGAAATAGGACACTGTTTATCTTTCTTTCATCTGAATATTGGTTATTGAATGGGTTTATCATGTGTGCTGCTATTTACACATTGCACTCAGGAGTCAGAAGTCTCTTCACTTCCTCTGTACCTTATTCTTGTTGTTGGAACTTAGTAATAGTTTAGTTTATTTAATTGATATCCCGCAtccatttttacatttgattatttATCTTTGTATTGGTTTGTCTCAATTGACGTCAGCATCATCCTTGTAATTTATTTCTGATCTAAcctttttaaaacactgaaacaacTGTACTGTTCAAATAAAATGGGGCTGTGTTTGCATTGTAGATTGTTTGccctttaaaaaaatctgttaaataatTGAATGGCACTTCAGGTAATTGTTATGTGGTCACCTCTTCAATGGACTGTCCTTTCCTATCTGTTCATGACTGAGACAGTCCCACAGACACAAATCCCAAATTATGTTTATGCTACATGTCTGAAATGAAGGAcaaaatttaatgaaatattggttaataaaaattttgtttgattaaaatggtttgtttctatttgtttttAAGTCGTCAAATGTATTTGCATAGCGCTCTCTATAGCATATCTCtatgtaagctaataaaatacttttatttattattaacaaattatgttcatacaaatgtataaatacattgcAAAATGTTACATTACAAtgattattttacaaaagtattatattattttttcacaaaaataatcacaaattaaacacacacacacatacaggtgaatctcgaaaaattagaatatcgtgcaaaagttaattaatttcagtaattcaacttaaaaggtgaaactaatatattatatagactcattacaagcaaagtaagatatttcaagcctttatttgatataattttgatgattatggcttacagcttatgaaaaccccaaattcagaatctcagaaaattagaatattacatgaaatcaataaaaaaaggattttaaatacagaaatgtcggccctctgaaaagtataatcatgcatatgtactcagtacttggtttgggccccttttgcattaattactgcctcaatgcggtgtggcatggatgctatcagcctgtggcactgctgaggtgttatggaagaccaagatgcttcaatagtggccttcagctcttctgcattgtttggtctcatgtctctcatctttctcttggcaatgccccatagattctctatggggttcaggtcaggcgagtttgctggccaatcaagcacagtaataccatggtcattgaaccaggttttggtacttttggcagtgtgggcaggtgccaagtcctgctggaataTGAAGTCAgaatctccataaagcttgtctgctgaaggaagcatgaagtgctctaaaatgtcccgttagacggctgcgttgactctggacttaataaagcacagtggaccaacaccagccgatgacatggctccccaaaccaacacagactgtggaaacttcacactggacttcaagcatcttggattgtgtgcctctccattcttcctccagactctgggaccttggtttccaaatgagatgcaaaatttgctctcatcagaaaagaggactttggaccactgagcaacagaccagttcttcttttctttagcccaggtaagacgcttgacatttgaagcccatgtccaggacccgcctgtgtgtggtggctcttgatgcagtaactccagcctcagtccactccttgtgaagctccccacacatttgaatggccttttcctgacaatcctctccaggatacggtcatccctgctgcttgtgcacctttttcttccacacttttcccttccacttaactttctattaatgtgctttgatacagcactttgagaacatccaacttcttttgcaattaccttttgaggctttccctccttgtggagggtgtcaatgatggttttctgcacaactgtcaggtcagcagtcttccccatgattgtgaattcaactgaaccagactgagagaccatttaaaggctcaggaaccctttgcaggtgtttagctgattagagtgtgacactttgagcctacaatactgaaccttttcacaatattctaattttctgagattctgaatttggggttttcataagctgtaagccataatcatcaaaattatatcaaataaaggcttgaaatatcttattttgcttgtaatgagtctatataatatattagtttcaccttttaagttgaattactgaaattaatgaacttttgcacgatattctaattttttgagtttcacctgtatatattagCCCATGCCTTTGTAATCCATTCAGTTCTTTTCAGGCATTTGTAATTACAACTTTTCTCTAAAAACCTGATGCCAGAAATTGTCAGCTGTATCAACCTTGGTATCACAGGTGAGTTACTGGACCATCTGTGTTGTCTAGTAATAATGTGTATGTCTTCTCAGATAAGTCTGTTAGTTCATATCTCAACCAATAGCAAGGCAGAATCAGAATCGTTCTAAACCGCAATGAATCAATCGGCTCTTTTTGTGTCAATCATTTTTCACCAACCAATCAGATTATATTTGTATCACACAATGTACCAATGAAATGATGCCTTGGCACCGGATGTTCCCGCCCACTCTTCTCAGTAGCTGAATCGTTGGAGTACCTGCTTTCAGTTCAGTTGGAGGGCAATAAGGGGTTCAGAGACACAAGACTGTAAGGGATAACATTCCTTAATCGTCAACTTTTTTTGCGTTTCAAGTCTCGTATATACTTCTGACccattttaatgacataatatttaGAAGTTAGATTCAACTATCCGTCTGCATGACTAATTGCAGACAGAAAAAGGACTAAAACTTAGTTCAGTGAAGCGACATTGCTACAGATGTGTCGTACTAACCCACAAGCTGAAGCTGCGCGATAAAATTAACTAATCTTGTTATtttaaactgataaaaaaaaaaaatatgaatgtgcaTTATATGTACATGCTGTCTGGGGAGGAATATATTCGGTTATTTTTCAAGTAGTATCAGATAGTTTAGTTTAGTCATGTCAGCATCCCCTGTGAAATCAACCCGGGTCAGGCGCAGCAATGACGGGTCCCCCAacaacacctcctcctcctcaGCGGCATCATCATCCTCCGCCGGTAACGGCATTGGTAACACGGGCCGGTTGCAGCCCATTCGCTCAATGGTGCCCTACCAGCTCCTGCGTGGAAATCAGCTGCACAGCCCGACCCGCCCTCCCGCTCCGTCATCCTCTTCCTACTCCTCCATCTCAGTCGGGAGCAACACAGAACCGACAGCAGTATCACCAGCCCAGCACAGCGGCTCCTCCAGTCCCGGTAGCCCGACGCTCGTCAGCCCGGCAGGAAGCGGCTCGCTGGACGGTTGGCTGATCCCGCGGCAGAGGCGCTCTCCGCCGGTGCACAGGAGCTCACCCGAGCGCTGTCCTCATTCACCTGCCCTCAGAGGTAAACAACAGGCCCAAATCCCATTCACAGCCATTCATTTCAATGCATCCAAGCATCATTTCATTGCACTTCCCATACGCTTAATTGGGTCAAGATGTTTTAATATGGACCTTTTGTGCATTATACAGAATATAAGATGCATTCgctgttttaaatagttattgTAGCACTTTAAATCAGAAACGTTTGTTTCTGCACGACACAGATGTTTATATTGGTCTTagtgatatactgtaaataaattagAGCAGCCTACGTTGCATTTCTAGGGATCTGCGTTAATAGTCAAATGCGTTTTATGTGGAAGCGTGTATTAAACAGAATTACATATGAGTGAATGTAAATAATCGAAAATGTAGCGAGCTTAGACAGTATTTCTGAGCATCATATGGGGGCGTTCAAACAGTACGCGTTTGCATTGTTtttgtattatcattattactaaTTGACGTTTTTGCTGGCTGCATCGCGCTTTGTAAAACGTTAACTAGTTCTAATTTAAAACATGTCTCGAGACCTCTGCATTCTGTATCATTCCGCAAAAACCGCGTTCTGTGTGAACGCCCCCATTATGATAGCCGAAAATGCTGTCTGGCAGCCCGTTTGGTTTTGAGACGCGGCCCGCGTTGATTCGGCTAAAGCTAGCGCCCTGTAGCTTCACAAACATGTCTAGCATTTCTGTGTCCTCTCTCAGAGTGCTAACTGAGATTATATGTGTTTCTCAGGGTTGTATGCGCTGTTGTTTACAGGGGTGAAAAGAATTACGAGGGTAATCATTGGATGTTGGAGTGTATTAAGGCCACACGAGAGACAtaatcacaaacacacaacattaGCCCTGCAGCTCTGCTCCGATATTATGAGATATTATACATAATGAAATTTGAGCGCCTGAAGCTTTGTTTGAGGACGTCAACGTTAATGTGGTCAAATATTGTATTGTCTGCATCTTTAGGATAAAATAAAAGAGGTTAGCAAACATGCAAGAGGCTCTTTCATTCATATTCAGGACTGCAGTATACTCATGTTCAAgccatttttacaaaattattgaaGGAATAATCTGGGTCTGAGACAAGTTAGTTACACTGAAGTGCCTTGACAAGTGCTGTTCCATTTGCTGTTTCACCatatttccttccgaaacaggaAGTGGGGGCGGCACATGTCAAACAACTcctcccatttaaaaaaaaatagccaataggtTTTTGTTTACAgccacacattaacacacatgcacacacatatctCTTCCCACCACACTGCACATGCTAGAGCCGCTATACGGGAAAACTTGAGAAGCAATCTCAATACCAGCCAGCTTTTCAAAAGTTTTGAGAACCGACTGATCATCtaactatggaatgatattccggacattattcaaaaggaattgcaaattgtatttgcaattgcgttttcaatttgtggacgcataaaatgtgacataatccaaacgcaattgcaaattgcGCATTACAGTTTGCATTTTCGCTTAGcttaacgcacagtgactgccagatttcaaatggaaaagcaaagtccgctttgcaactgtgtttcccatatcttacgagttttggccctgtgatatttaaatagcaatttcaattaccacgtctgctttttcactttctcagcgtcgcgtatgtagccagccaaaactcaaatggaatactaattcccttagtatttccatttccaatgccttacacggaaacctgtcaatcagggtcaagggtgggattatgctatggggctgtttgtcttgggaagtgacatcactcacagtctatcaggatcaataattagcactgcactttattcatctataatctcacactggactgtcaacatattctcctcaatatactactatcatatatatatatatatatatatatatatatatatatatatatatatatttcatatactcctacttattgtattgtatattgtgtgtattgtttactgtacattgtatataattattgtgttgtgtaagtatgtgaacatttgatttgtaaattgtgttgtgtaagtatgctgtttactgtaattggtatatgtctcgtcactgtcatgactgctatgttgctcggaactgcacacaagaatttcacctactgttgcacttgtgtacatggtaatgtgacaataaagtgatttgatttgatttgataaaccggcgtctgttcagggcatcacctcttgaccgtcgactgtgagtgatgtcacttcccaagacaaacacgccccatagcataatcccacccttgaccctgattgacaggtttctgtgtaaggcatcggaaatgtaaatactaagggaattagtattccatttgagtattagaaaatcagttatacTTATaataaatttcattgattttgattctcttaacaataccttaaaaatgaATTGGCtgaaacgtttccttcacaatcaatcttctatttggagtataatcccaagatatattttttctcaattaggaggtatacattttcttttaatgtgcatttattcaattagtaaacttcctgtcaaactttccaattatcatcagcagatgcttatggcttggaaacttatttacaagcataatttcttgccacacaattttttaatttggaacaactgtaatattcttcataagaggaaatctttatttcttgaaaactggttcaataatggggtgatattagtaaaccagctatttgatagtgaaggtaatttatttaattattcgattttgtttcaggataccaattcccagtatctagtaaagaatttaatatagttttcaaggccatctctttggaaatctgtatgctgtttagaaacaataatagtgctacagtgacttctgtttctcccctagccctgaatctactgtggttggttctaatttgtttttcaatacataaatccaattataaaattaggtcattatttttggaccctgttacttcaattccttcctccatttcttattggaataacctttttggtgatattaaatggtcatatgtttggtcacttcctcagaaattctttctaactaataaagttaaagaaatatcctataaaattattcatagattttatccagttaaatactttttaaagaaatttagaaatgatattgatacttcctgctcttttgtgaagcctcctctgaaactgttgatcaattgttttgggaatgtctttttactcggtctttctggaacaatattgatgctctgattgtccaaaaggttttatgtaacttttctttatcatatagacacattctttttggattttatgttaaagacaagaatctaattaatgcatgtttttgtataaaccttcttttatatattggaaagtttcatatccataaatgtaaatatatgaaaagtaaaccccactttagctttttcaaagaagaattgaagatgtatttaaatacaatttcaacttctgttaacaagaaagcaatgaaaacatccagaattagtgccatgtttaatattccctcttaatgtttttttcttttgtgccctcttcttctttttttattctttcttctcttactctcttttcttttttgactattgttgaatatatttaaatttctttcacatttcctctcttaacttttcctttctgaaccataatttctcttttgttttgaaagattgtttatatttcttgtatgtatcgtcttgttctgtttgttaatattgcaataaaaaaataaataaaaaaaaattagtattccatttgagttttggctggctacatacgcgacgctgagaaagtgaaaaagcagacgtggtaattgaaattgctatttaaatatcacaggaccaaaactcgtaagatatgggaaacacagttgcaaacggactttgcttttccatttgaaatctggcagtcactgtgcgttcgcttaaacgaaaatgcaaacggtaatgcgcgatttgcaattgcgtttggattatgtcacattttatgcgtccacaaattgaaaacgcaattgcaaatacaatttgcaattccttttgaataatgtccggaatatcattccataatcTAACGGTCAACACATAACaagtagggatgggcacgagtgcttggacgtggcagcaatgatcgatcatgaaaacgatgatcgatagtgatcatgcatgatgtgacatttcacttaattcgaaattcagtgacaatttcCTGACAACTAAACgcaaacgtgtcaaagagggagcttatttttcatttt of the Xyrauchen texanus isolate HMW12.3.18 chromosome 10, RBS_HiC_50CHRs, whole genome shotgun sequence genome contains:
- the LOC127650703 gene encoding UBAP1-MVB12-associated (UMA)-domain containing protein 1-like, which encodes MLSFFGFKKDAAKKSSSEKETDGFVIIGETVEEQRQKQSLDVVQLTTNVVVQPSKPSIAGIRGITERAQPSSQATSSMTSTETHNTDVTLALPELLGDIPFTLAPHILAMQAGLPLVPDIILPHNINDKLDNFCYDFTLENSVLCEP